The DNA sequence CCGAAGCACTTGTGTCTTAAGCTCCGGCTCAGTTACTTAGTTCAAGAGTCATTTTGATGTTCATGCCTGCCAATTCCGCAGCTAAATATCTGAAGACGTAAGGCATGGCAACGGTCTCCATGCCCTTACTAGTCTTGCAGGAAACACACGTAACCTTTTTCGGAGCCTTGCTAGGCAGCCTCATACCAATCATTTCACGCACTTTTTTCTGATCCGACTGGATTAGTGATGTCGTCAGGATGCTTCCACAAATGGAGCACACGTCAGCAATGTGATAGTCGGAACTCTTGTGGAGCCTGTCGTGTAACAGGTATGCAGCACCGTGTGCTAGAAGGGAATCACGTTCCATTTCCCCAAAACGCACACCACCACCACGCTTCCTTCCTTTGATAGGTTGTCTCGTCACCTGGTCAATTTTTCCTGTGGAACGAACctgagaaaaaacaaatacgaCATGACATTTGAGAACCGAGCCAGTAGGAAATATGCAACTGATTGTGCTCCGAGAGAGAACTTCATACCTGAAATTTATCGGAAACCATGTGACGGAGACGCTGATAATATACAGGCCCAATAAATATTTCGCATGTCAGCTCCGTCCCATAAACGCCACTGTACAGTACCTCCAGCCCGTGGTGATTAAACCCACGTTTAACCAATTGCGAACCAAGCTCATCTATAAGTGAACTGTCAGATTCTGACCCGTCAGACTTCTTCATTGAGCTCGAAAAAGGTGTAGCATCCACAAAATTTCCGTCCAAGGCGCCTCCCTACAACCACACACGATCACATACTCTAAAGTCAGGCCAAGTCTGCTGATATCGAACATCAGATGCCTCACTACGTGCACATACCTTAGCAGCAATTGATTCTAAAAGCATAGCAATTGTCATCCGAGAAGGAAATGCGTGAGGATTGATGATAAGATCTGGCCTCATTCCGGTGGCTCCAGAGAAAGGCATGTCAGTATCCTGCCAAAGCTGAGAGCAAACACCCTTTTGGCCGTGTCTGCTGCTAAATTTATCACCAATAACTGGATTTCTCGGGTGCCTAAAACGAATGTTTGCCTGCATAAAGAATGAGCAAACAGTTATCAGAGTAATACCTGTACAAGCTTACCATAAGGAATACTACTAGTAGGCAGATATGAGGATTTTCAAACAGTAACAAGTGATATGTTAAAATTTAGAGATAAAAACTGAACATGATATTTCAACAAAATGTATCCAACCTTTATCTGAAGATATATTAAGAAACAAAGAATATTTTATAAGTCGAAATTGCGTACTACTTACCTTTTGCAagtgttttttgttttttgaatCAACAGCAACATAGTCCACATATGCGTGATCTGAACCTTTTAACTTATTAGTTGATACTGAACTTGTAACTTCGTTATAAACGCTACAATATGGATCACCAGGACCTATGCtctgaaattacaaaaaactTATGTAAGATTCAATTAGTTAGCTGAGAAACTTAAAGGAAACACATCTATACACTATCTACCTGCCCAACAAATGGTAGACCATCAGAGTCAATAAACTGATGACTTGATTTATCCACATTGCTTCTCCCAAATGATCTTTGGAAGCGATCTCCCCTGAACTTATCTTCAGCCAAGTCAACTGTTTCTGTCTGCAATGAAGTTATCGTAAATGTCAGCAGCAAACTCCTCCTAGCTAAATGTGCTATGCAATCTTCACCATCGGTACATACACAATCTGAATTTTATGCAGCACAATTTCTAAAGCAATGACTTAGTGTGACACATCAGATCTATATGAACTAGTAACCACTCACTATTTCTAAAAGAATATTGGCAGTGGACTACAGAAGCAACCCCTTCATCTTTCATATGAATTgctatttaattcttttattttaaggaTGATTTATTAACACATTATAATCTTTTTtagttgacatttttttaatagagtCCTGGGGTTTACGTTGATTCTATCTTACTTCACAATTGTGCCTTGTCAGCTCATTCAGTGTAGAAAAGTTTAATCAACCTCGAGCCTCGCGACTAAACATAAATTACATTCTCAAAATATTTTGGCATGTGAAAGTAGCAAGAAAACATCAAATCCATACAACACGACGATTTTCAATGGGCAAAGACACCTACTCAAATAACATGATAGCCTATTCAAAATTGTTAACTCTTTCCATCCATGCctttctatttatttgattggaTAAACAGAAACTATAGTGGCAGCATGGAGGGCTTGAGCCTCATACCTTTGGCATGTCTTTCTGTGGCTGAACCAACTCACTTGCACAAAACAATTGTTCCATCTCTACCTTTGTTAGAGATTAACGATAAACTAAATGCTCTCAAAACACAGAAAAATAGTGGTTCTCTGAACTCTATTAAGCATTTTTGTAGGTGATTCTAAAAGATATCCTATTCAAACTAAGATATTAACATATTGCATTTcagtaaataaaatgataaagtcTAGGTAGACCTGGTATATGTATCCACGGAACATGCCACGATCCACAGATGACTTATTTAAAACCATTGCATCCTCCATGTCATATCTGAAATAAAGAAGATATTAAATGAAACCATATTCTAATAGGTGGTCCggaaaagaagaaacaatattttacCCGGAATATGCTAAAACTGCTACAATTGCATTAGTTCCAAGTGGACAGTCATCGATATTGTACTTTTCATATGTCTTTGTCCGCACAATTGGTGTTTGTGGGGTctgtaaaaaaagaaattcacAATTACAGTAGAAAGTGAAACTTAAGCATTGAGATGCATTTTCACCTACCATACTTCCACAACAGTAATATAGAATAAGTGAACTCCTTAGGCAAGAAGgctcaatttattaaaaattaaattaaattaacttgCACAAGTTATTCAACAAAGTTTCTCAATTacaacttaaaataaaaatatttgggaAAATACCAAACTTTGTGTGACATCCATAGACATCATTCCATGTCCTAAAAAGGAATGATTGAGAAAATACCCCAACATTTAACCCAAATATGTGGCATAAACCATATTAGAGTAAGAAATTAATACAAAGAAAAAACTTCCTGATTAGTTAATGGACCATAATATTAGGATTGATGGAGTGACAGAATGATAATTCCGCTGCACATTTGCGAAGGAGTTCTTGCTTGTTTAAGCCATTAGCTATATTCTATACACTAATTCACAACCACGATAATAGGGCAAAGATCTTAATAGCGCATTTCCAGTTTCTTTGAATTCATTCTCAGCAGTTCTAGAAAGTAAAACCAATTGCAGAATATATAAAACGCTTCCCGGCCAAAGAAGAATTCCGaattatgtataaaaatgGATTGAGATTCATAGTTGCTGAAACTCTCAAGTGCTCGACCTTGCAAATGGGCTACCTGATCACTCTGCTAACTACTATACTTTGAAAATGCATATATACTTCAGAGGcaccaaaaatattcaaattttatgctAAACAAAGTTGGGTCAACCACAACAGCCATTTTGTAAACATCTATTTCTAGaattaaactaatatacaaTTGAATTCAATGTAACCAGGATCACCAAAAATGTTCAAATATAAGACATAAAACCCTTTCATAAGTTAAGGATAACAGGAAAGCACATGGAAGAATTCACAGCCACCAATTTGGAGGGCATGAAAGAACAAGGGCTAACCTGAAGATGATACAGCTTTTGATCAGCTCGAGCATTTAGAGATTGACAAGAAAAACCCATTGTTTGTTTTGCCATCTGTTCAAGTTAttgaaaagtttaaaaatgcaaacttTGCATGGGGAAAGGGAAAGATATTAATCCTCGTCCAAAATGAAGAGATGAAAAACCTGGCACTGGTACATATTACGAGGACTCTGATTGTGGTCAGACCAAGGTGTAAGATTTCCAACAACACTCAATATTCCAGTTGGATGAATTTCAGCATGAGTTGCAGGAAAAACATCCTTCCTTCCACCATTTCCTCCATCAGGACAACTTATTTCCATGTAAACCTAGACAAGCACACGAACATGTTATAGCTTGCAAAATCTTGATAGAGGATACTGCggataaagaagaaaatttaagTTTCAGCCTATTCATGTATCACAGAGATACAGACAGGCAATGCAATGTCACAAAGAGCTTCTACCCACCTGCTCAAAGGGACCTATGAGCTCAATATTATTGCTCTTTTCAGAAGGTATTTGGAGATTCTGCACTGGACGAACAAATCTAGATGCAGATGTGAACAGGTATAAGCCAGGGTAAGCCCCACCCATGCTCAAAGGAACATAACCAACCTCAAGATCTTCAGGTATCTGCAAcattttaaagaataaaatggtgcaattcaaaataaaacagatagATCAGGAAAAATTATGAACCCACGGTGAAAGGAACATAATCAACATCAGGATCTTAATTTATCTGCAAcattttaaagaataaaatggtgcaattcaaaacaaaacaaaatagatcaggaaaaaattatgaataactCACCTCTGAAGCTTCTGCCTTGAACCTCCGCATATGGGAGACAGCCTTTTCTATTATATTAGAAGCAATAGAACCCACTACACGACCATCTAGAAGAACAGGAAGTACTTCAGGAGGGCCAGCTAGCAGAAGCTTCGGCAATGCTGGAGTCATTCCAATGCTTACCAAAACTTTTGATATTGACTTCCGGATTTCTAGGAAGTCTTTTAATTTCCCTTTTGAATCATAATATGAAGTTAACCCTGCCAAAGAGTAATATATGCCATCacattcaatttatttccacAGAAGAATCACTAAAGTAGTAAGCCTATAAAACTCATTCGTAAGCAATCTTGTATcgtaaattctaaatttttgcCGATTGGTTGTCTTTGTTCCTATCTGCTGTGACTGTCATTAGACTAATTACAGAATAGTTTCTTAGAAACATAGTAATGGCAATTCTGGAACTAATTAAATCTTCATATACTTCTACTAATAAAATTCCAGTATGTTTTACCGTCCAATTCACTGAGTGGAAGGAATAACTCTTAATAACCCCcagatgaaaatataaatttaaagtgaGTACTTACGGCAAGAAGAAGTCATATGGTTCAGCAACCCACATGGCTCACCATCGGGTGTGTGAACAGGACACATAAAGCCCCAAGATCTGCACCGTACATATATCATTAAGTAGGAAACAGATAAAACGACATGAAGAGACGAAGAACATGCAAAGAAACTATATCCACAGAATCTCCAAGTAATAAGGTACTAGAGCATACTCAGGCAACAACTTCCGAACACTTGTTGTACGAAGCCCAGCAAATGCAGCACCCCGATGAACAGCTCGAAAGTGTGAAATGAAACGCAGATAGTTTAATCTCTCAGCCATAACTGTCATCCCAGCTCTCTGCAAGTAGCAACCGAGAATAGAACAAAGACCAACAgaaaattagtaatatttcaTGGAGTTaagaatcaataaaataatcagAGTAAGGTGACATCTAGTGCCCCATAGTCAAATAGAAGGTGGGAATTTGTGTCACTTAGAGATTCCCACCAGTACAAGCCATATGTAACGTAACAAAGATATATAATCTGATCTAAAATGCAGCCTCAAAAGCAAAATTTTAGACAAAAGAGGCTGGTGTAAAGCTTAATGAAGTTAGAGATACTCCAGGTTCTACACTATGTTCTAAGTAATAGTAGTTCATACAAGAGATAAGTATAACCAAGGAAGCATACAATGTATCAATGTGATTTTACAGTGGTATGGTTCTTATTCTCTATAGCCTAGAAATTGCACAAGACATTTTTAGCATGCTTATGATAATAAAAACACCAAAAGTTTGATAGATACTAGTACATATGACGTTCAGAATCTtaagataataaattaatcatgtatcctttcaaatcaaaacaatcaaCTTACCAATTATTAATCTTATTCCCCATTTCTATTGCGAAGATATGTGGTACTTATCTTATCTGGCATGGTAAACTatattatctataaatattcaGCATGTGTTATGTGTGAAACATTTGAAAGAAAAGACTGTTATTTCAACAAGTAGATTACAAGAGTTTGCTTATATTTTCCAGTAGTTTAGGGGTAAATTACgaatttatattgaaagaaTATGATACTCAAATAACAATCACAAGATATATTTTAAGATGAAATGGTATATGAATACATTCCAAATGTTTTTAATGCGCATAAGTTGTGACTTAATACAATAATGGAGGGTCCTGTTGCTTCTGTACCTGCTGTAAATCTAGACCTGATTGTGTGTTCAACCTTCCAGTCTTCAGCAAATTTTCAATAGCTGCCCCAATTTGCTTCGGACCACTTTTATCAATGACTTTCCTAGCATCTGCCACTGCCATTAACATATTCAAAGCACATAAAATGTCAGGACAACAACGTATATTACAATTCTTAATATATCCTCAAGCTCTGAGCACAAGACACCATAAGAGTTCAAATGACAATAGCAGATAATTTCCAGATAATCATTGACAATTTTTGACTGATCAGCATATTACACAGAAGTTTCAAAACAGTGCAATGACATCATCACCACTCTATTCGTGGAAAATCTGTTATCCATTTTATTCCCATAAAGTTTACTACGGAAATGTAATTGTTTGTAGCAAATCTAACATCCATGTTGAATTTGCAAAATTGGTCAAAGACCATGATTTATCTGGCAATTAACCCCTTATAAAAAGCCTACAAGGAAGTTTTATCATCTGTACAAATGTAATGCTACATATCTATAAAACTACAGATACcacacaacaaaatcaaaaggaCACCAAGCTAAATTATATGGGAAGTGTAGCATACCACTgcttaattcaaattttttgtcGTCTTTGTCTACTTCATCTTGTAGTAATCGTTTTGCCCTCAGTAACCAGTCTTGTAATTTTTCCTGTACGAATTACGATACCGAAATAATGATACCCTAAGAAACACCCAGGACACCAGAAAGATGCTAGAGAAATCAACAGAACAAATATTCTGAGACAGTGGATGAAATTTCTTTATAATGTTACAGCAAATAAGCCAATTAAGTAACAACACACTGTGTCAAGATCAATTTAACCAACTGTTTAGAAACACTCATTTTCTGCTTTAAGAAGGACGAAGAGGATAAGATAACAGTTACATATTACCAATATGAAGCTTCTTAGGAAATAAAGGCAGTGACAAAATTACAATTCCAGGGTACTTGCCTAGTACCAATTACAACTCAATTAAAGTTATACACCGTATTAAATACAGAATCGATAGAGGATAACAACAAgggatttattttatactgttTTGACTTATCAGGGTTGTCTGCTCATCCATAAAGAATGAGCATATCCTGCAACAGGTTCACAACTCAAGGCACATGTGAATGAAAGTTCATGAGTGAACATGAATATTTTCAAGAACAGTTCATCGCTCAtactaggagtactactatGGCATCCATGACAATTCGATTCACAGAGCAGTTCGACACATTCTTTCTCTGAGGAATGATATTATGATAATAGTcctctttttagtttttacagTTGGAATTGTAACATGTGGTCCTATATAACCAGTGATACATCAACAATTACATAGAAAGTGAACTTAAGGATGGAGTAAAACTAAACCAGATGGATATTGAAGTTATCCAGAAAATAATGTATCCATGGGTACTAAAAAACAGAGTTTTACCTTGAGATAAATAGTTATTAGGTGGCCAGGCAGTAGAACCTCATGGTGTTGTAAAGAATCAGGGTTGTCTGGTACTGATGTGTGGTCAACCAGAGAAAACAATTTCTGCAGCATTaaactaaattgaaaaatgaatcaGCAAGAAAATGTCGTGTGAGCCTATATAAATGTGGAATAGCCAAATAAGTAAAAACAAGACAGCAGATTATCTAAAAATCTGTCCATGTGAAAAACTAGAATGAGGTGAAAACAAGAGACACTAACATGAGTAGATTGAACTTGTCAATATTGTCATCTAGATGGACAAATATGTAATCTCTTAACACAGCATCCGCAACCTGCAAAACCAAGGCAGGCACGACTGAGAAGTGGACTTGTACACtctttatattatatttacagATTTATAGAAGGGGTGCGAGCAGCTTGATAGCATATTTGGATACATGATTTTCTGAGTCTAATATGAAAGGTTTTTATTGCATGAGATATGTTATTTGATCAACTTTGTATCCTTTAGTGAGAGCAGTAAAAACAATTGCCATAGAAGAGATGAACTTACATCAGAGTAGCTTTGTTTTTCCAGTCCCACCATAACAGCCTGGAAATGCTCACCTGATAATATAAAAGCGTTAGAACACAAATGCAATAAGCTCATGTGGAACGCAAACAGGGTGTAGTTATCGCTCAGTACCAATATGTTGTAGACACTGAGTGCGAGTATAGAGTTTGAAATTCCGAAGctcattcaaaataatttgtgCTCTTTCACCAATGAGTTGAGTGCCAACAGATCCCTTTCCTCGGTCATACTTTTCATTGTAGCTGGATGTTATACTCGCAAAGATTTCAAGATCAGTCGTCTCTGTCAGAGCCTACATAGAGCAGAATGTGAGGAAAACAGA is a window from the Salvia hispanica cultivar TCC Black 2014 chromosome 1, UniMelb_Shisp_WGS_1.0, whole genome shotgun sequence genome containing:
- the LOC125200557 gene encoding DNA-directed RNA polymerase I subunit 2; translated protein: MGASTGVNEEDKVGKAVRRPHLAEEKDYEALRDIFRHHIESFDYMLQQGLYVMMQNVKPVEVLDPATKLKLRIWLSDPEIYNPQKEFSKVMTDPLYPFECRQAKLSYSGTFMANLNFQYGDGGVIRDQINLGQFPIMLKSKKCHLRAAETPKKLVSLKEEPSEMGGYFILNGLERVIRLVVLPKRNYPTSMVRNSFRERREGYTDKAVVIRCVREDQSAVSVKLYYLNSGSARLGFWIQGREYLLPVGIILMALTETTDLEIFASITSSYNEKYDRGKGSVGTQLIGERAQIILNELRNFKLYTRTQCLQHIGEHFQAVMVGLEKQSYSDVADAVLRDYIFVHLDDNIDKFNLLILMLQKLFSLVDHTSVPDNPDSLQHHEVLLPGHLITIYLKEKLQDWLLRAKRLLQDEVDKDDKKFELSSVADARKVIDKSGPKQIGAAIENLLKTGRLNTQSGLDLQQRAGMTVMAERLNYLRFISHFRAVHRGAAFAGLRTTSVRKLLPESWGFMCPVHTPDGEPCGLLNHMTSSCRLTSYYDSKGKLKDFLEIRKSISKVLVSIGMTPALPKLLLAGPPEVLPVLLDGRVVGSIASNIIEKAVSHMRRFKAEASEIPEDLEVGYVPLSMGGAYPGLYLFTSASRFVRPVQNLQIPSEKSNNIELIGPFEQVYMEISCPDGGNGGRKDVFPATHAEIHPTGILSVVGNLTPWSDHNQSPRNMYQCQMAKQTMGFSCQSLNARADQKLYHLQTPQTPIVRTKTYEKYNIDDCPLGTNAIVAVLAYSGYDMEDAMVLNKSSVDRGMFRGYIYQTETVDLAEDKFRGDRFQRSFGRSNVDKSSHQFIDSDGLPFVGQSIGPGDPYCSVYNEVTSSVSTNKLKGSDHAYVDYVAVDSKNKKHLQKANIRFRHPRNPVIGDKFSSRHGQKGVCSQLWQDTDMPFSGATGMRPDLIINPHAFPSRMTIAMLLESIAAKGGALDGNFVDATPFSSSMKKSDGSESDSSLIDELGSQLVKRGFNHHGLEVLYSGVYGTELTCEIFIGPVYYQRLRHMVSDKFQVRSTGKIDQVTRQPIKGRKRGGGVRFGEMERDSLLAHGAAYLLHDRLHKSSDYHIADVCSICGSILTTSLIQSDQKKVREMIGMRLPSKAPKKVTCVSCKTSKGMETVAMPYVFRYLAAELAGMNIKMTLELSN